Part of the Cognatishimia sp. WU-CL00825 genome, AGGCTTAATGTCTTTGACGCCACCCAGATCACCCGCCAATATCTCACGAGCTTCTGCCTTGCGGCTGTCATGAATTTCCTTTGGCAATTGGATTGATGCGTATTCGGGAATGACATCCAGCACCGTCAGCGCGGTAATTCTTGCGTCGTCAGCGGCCAGTCGGCGCGCGATATCTAATGCCGGGCCTGATGGGGTGCCGTGGTCAGGTGCGATTGGAACGAGAATATTCTTATACATGTTGGGTCTCCTAAAAATGCCCAGCAACCAAGCAGTTTACATTGCTTAACGACGGGCCAATGCCGCTCCAGTTTGCGGCGTCTAA contains:
- a CDS encoding universal stress protein, producing the protein MYKNILVPIAPDHGTPSGPALDIARRLAADDARITALTVLDVIPEYASIQLPKEIHDSRKAEAREILAGDLGGVKDIKPMVITGHSYRGILDYAEETGVDCIVISSHRPELADYLLGSTAARVVRHANCCVHVIR